A portion of the Nitrospirota bacterium genome contains these proteins:
- the secG gene encoding preprotein translocase subunit SecG, translated as MYTFLIIIHLFVSFIMIGAILLQAGKGAEIGASFGGSSQTIFGSRGAATFLSKMTVGAAVIFMLTSLSLAFLSRERAGEHSIMNSSTAAPSSASSIPATLPSPAPVSPAPQASLPPAPQPPAPSSSAAVPGPPAVSTGIPTPSPEKK; from the coding sequence ATGTATACTTTTTTAATCATCATCCATCTTTTTGTCAGTTTCATCATGATTGGAGCCATATTGCTTCAGGCCGGAAAAGGAGCGGAGATTGGAGCGTCATTCGGGGGTTCTAGCCAGACGATATTTGGAAGCCGCGGCGCTGCCACTTTTTTAAGTAAAATGACCGTGGGTGCCGCCGTCATCTTTATGCTCACCTCCCTGAGTTTGGCGTTTTTGTCGCGAGAACGGGCTGGAGAACATTCTATTATGAACAGTTCCACAGCGGCTCCCTCATCCGCTTCTTCAATTCCTGCGACCCTTCCCTCACCGGCACCGGTTTCTCCGGCTCCGCAGGCATCGTTGCCCCCAGCTCCTCAGCCGCCTGCGCCTTCGAGTTCAGCCGCGGTTCCTGGACCCCCTGCCGTTTCGACCGGAATCCCGACCCCTTCTCCGGAAAAAAAATAA
- a CDS encoding phage holin family protein, giving the protein MKLFLRWLINTVGILFAGYLVQGIYLEGYLTAVVAAGVLGVINVLIRPILILLTLPLNILTLGLFTFVLNGFIFYFIGNVVKGMAIAGFWPAFFGALIISVVNGIAHFFFFSSSHVERPYRT; this is encoded by the coding sequence TTGAAATTATTTTTGCGATGGTTAATCAATACTGTGGGAATTCTATTCGCAGGATATCTCGTCCAGGGAATTTACCTTGAGGGCTACCTGACTGCAGTTGTCGCCGCGGGTGTTTTGGGTGTGATCAATGTTCTTATCCGTCCGATTCTCATTTTGCTGACGCTTCCATTGAACATTCTCACATTGGGGCTATTCACATTTGTTCTTAACGGATTCATCTTTTACTTTATCGGAAATGTCGTAAAAGGCATGGCAATCGCCGGCTTTTGGCCCGCCTTCTTCGGAGCGCTGATTATATCTGTTGTCAACGGGATCGCCCATTTTTTCTTCTTTTCTTCTTCTCACGTAGAGAGGCCCTACCGCACCTAA
- a CDS encoding ribbon-helix-helix protein, CopG family, translating into MSTVKSWTVSLPPKMIKETEKIAKEEKVTKNDLVREALGQFLETHQWKKLQMEAAQKAREFSYVSEEEVERMVHESRK; encoded by the coding sequence TTGAGCACTGTAAAATCTTGGACGGTCTCCCTCCCTCCAAAAATGATAAAAGAGACTGAAAAAATCGCCAAAGAGGAGAAAGTGACCAAAAATGATTTGGTCAGAGAAGCATTGGGGCAGTTCTTAGAAACACATCAGTGGAAAAAATTGCAGATGGAAGCGGCTCAAAAAGCGAGAGAGTTTTCTTACGTATCGGAAGAAGAAGTAGAACGAATGGTACATGAGAGCAGAAAGTAA
- a CDS encoding peptide-binding protein encodes MIDTRFGLVLTLLLVLSSPNNGFAKNPKSISVGSIADAQKLSPILASDGASAEISGWIFNGLVKYDPDLMLVPDLAETFEASPDCKKVSFHLRKGVKWHDGKELTAEDLLFTYEKIIDPKVATPYSGGFDKVNQVKIVNPYQIEVTYKESFAPGLANWGMGIIPKHLLVGKDLQTDSFNQHPVGTGPYRFKEWVPQQKIVLTSNPAYFEGTPDIQEYLFRIIPDGATMFLELKSGNLDYMGLSPLQYQKQTETSYFKNSFNKYQYPSFSYTYLGFNHLNPLFSDKMIRRAITYAINRQDIIDGVMLGYGKIATGPFLPESWAYNPEIKPFPYDPGKAKTLLAEAGWKPGADGILEKKGRRFEFTVLTNQGNEERKKSAEIIQSNLKQIGIKVNIQVLEWQALLHQFIDKKRFEAIILGWGLGQEPDPYDIWSSEKTKEGEFNFISYRNPKVDQLLIEGRKVCDQEKRKQIYHEIHALIADDQPYTFLYYPQSLPILAKRFTGVRVTPIGIWWNFPQWKVMTQ; translated from the coding sequence ATGATTGATACAAGATTCGGTCTGGTTTTGACCCTTCTTCTGGTGTTGTCCTCTCCAAATAACGGTTTCGCTAAAAATCCAAAATCGATTTCGGTCGGATCGATCGCTGATGCCCAGAAATTAAGCCCGATTCTTGCCTCGGATGGTGCCTCAGCTGAAATATCAGGATGGATTTTTAATGGGTTGGTTAAATACGACCCCGATCTGATGCTCGTTCCTGACCTGGCAGAGACGTTTGAAGCTTCTCCAGATTGTAAAAAAGTTTCCTTTCACCTGCGCAAAGGGGTCAAATGGCACGACGGGAAAGAGCTTACCGCAGAAGATCTCCTATTTACCTATGAGAAAATTATCGACCCTAAAGTTGCCACTCCGTACAGTGGTGGTTTTGACAAAGTGAATCAGGTCAAAATCGTCAATCCCTATCAGATCGAGGTCACCTATAAAGAATCATTTGCCCCCGGTCTTGCGAACTGGGGGATGGGCATCATTCCCAAACATCTTCTAGTCGGGAAAGATCTTCAAACGGATTCGTTCAATCAACATCCGGTTGGAACTGGTCCGTACCGTTTTAAGGAGTGGGTTCCTCAACAAAAAATCGTTCTCACTTCCAACCCGGCCTATTTCGAAGGAACCCCCGATATACAGGAATATCTCTTCAGGATTATCCCGGATGGCGCTACGATGTTTCTCGAACTGAAATCAGGAAATCTTGACTATATGGGATTGAGCCCGCTTCAGTACCAAAAGCAGACCGAAACGTCCTATTTCAAAAATAGTTTTAATAAGTATCAATACCCCAGTTTTTCCTACACTTACCTGGGGTTTAATCATCTTAACCCCCTGTTCTCAGATAAGATGATTCGACGTGCAATCACGTATGCAATTAATCGGCAGGATATCATTGATGGTGTCATGCTGGGCTACGGGAAAATTGCGACGGGTCCTTTTCTTCCCGAATCTTGGGCTTACAACCCTGAGATCAAACCCTTCCCATATGATCCGGGAAAAGCGAAAACCTTGTTAGCCGAGGCGGGATGGAAGCCGGGAGCCGATGGGATTCTCGAGAAAAAGGGCCGCCGGTTTGAATTTACCGTGTTGACGAATCAAGGAAATGAAGAAAGAAAAAAAAGTGCGGAAATCATTCAGTCCAATCTGAAACAGATTGGTATCAAAGTCAATATTCAAGTTCTGGAATGGCAGGCGCTTCTTCACCAGTTTATCGACAAGAAAAGATTTGAAGCCATTATTCTCGGATGGGGATTAGGTCAGGAACCGGACCCATACGATATCTGGTCCTCCGAGAAGACGAAAGAAGGAGAGTTTAATTTTATTTCCTATCGAAATCCAAAAGTGGACCAGCTTTTGATTGAAGGGAGAAAAGTCTGTGATCAGGAAAAGAGAAAACAGATTTATCACGAAATTCATGCCCTGATCGCGGACGATCAGCCCTATACTTTCTTGTATTATCCTCAGTCTCTTCCCATACTTGCAAAAAGATTTACCGGAGTAAGAGTGACGCCAATCGGAATCTGGTGGAATTTTCCCCAATGGAAAGTCATGACACAGTAG
- a CDS encoding YifB family Mg chelatase-like AAA ATPase produces MISKVFSSAVYGLDAFLVEVEVDLAQGLPHFSIVGLPDAAVKESKDRVRAALKNTGFNFPVKKITVNLAPADLKKEGSSFDLPVAIGILASDGVVPLNPVQNYLFVGEVSLDGRIKPVRGALSIAMLAREAKFKGLILPADNAQEAAVVKGLDVFGIHTIPEVVEFLAGNQKLSPVEFDSELLFQNQLQCFEDFIDVKGQESAKRALEIAASGSHNVLMVGPPGSGKTMLAKRMSGILPLLHFEEALETTRVHSVAGLMSRDQPLLTHRPFRSPHHTISDAGLIGGGQFPKPGEVSLAHNGVLFLDELPEFKRNVLEVLRQPLEEGQVVISRASASLAYPARFMLIAAMNPCHCGHLGDPLHPCVCSASQIQKYRARVSGPLLDRIDIHIEVPAVKFKELSSDRTKETSFEIRKRVVAAREIQKERFHKDGIFCNSQLKPRHFRKYCELDTSTRKLISLAMEKLGLSARAYNRILKVSRTIADLDQNEKILPGHVSEAIGYRNLDRRNRL; encoded by the coding sequence ATGATTTCTAAAGTGTTTAGCAGTGCGGTCTATGGCCTCGATGCTTTTCTTGTCGAAGTTGAGGTCGATCTCGCCCAGGGCCTACCTCATTTCTCAATTGTTGGGCTTCCCGATGCTGCGGTCAAAGAAAGCAAAGACCGGGTTCGGGCGGCCCTTAAAAACACAGGATTTAATTTTCCGGTTAAAAAGATTACAGTCAATCTCGCTCCCGCCGATCTCAAAAAGGAGGGTTCCTCATTCGATCTTCCGGTTGCCATTGGAATCCTCGCGAGTGACGGCGTTGTTCCCCTGAATCCGGTTCAGAACTATCTATTTGTCGGTGAGGTCTCCCTGGATGGCAGAATCAAACCGGTTAGGGGTGCTCTCTCAATTGCCATGTTAGCCCGGGAGGCTAAATTTAAAGGTCTGATTCTACCCGCTGACAACGCCCAGGAGGCGGCCGTGGTAAAAGGTCTGGATGTATTCGGGATCCATACCATTCCGGAGGTGGTCGAATTTCTTGCCGGAAACCAGAAACTCTCACCCGTTGAGTTTGATTCGGAATTACTTTTTCAAAATCAGTTACAGTGCTTTGAAGATTTCATCGATGTGAAAGGACAGGAGTCGGCAAAAAGGGCTCTCGAAATTGCTGCTTCAGGCAGTCACAATGTTTTGATGGTTGGACCACCCGGTTCCGGAAAAACCATGCTGGCCAAAAGAATGTCCGGAATACTTCCCCTGCTTCATTTTGAGGAAGCACTGGAAACAACACGTGTTCACAGCGTCGCAGGACTCATGTCGCGAGATCAACCGTTGTTAACTCATCGTCCCTTTCGATCGCCCCATCACACAATTTCGGATGCCGGACTGATCGGTGGGGGCCAATTTCCAAAACCGGGTGAGGTCAGTCTCGCCCATAACGGAGTTCTTTTCCTGGATGAACTCCCGGAATTTAAAAGAAACGTTCTGGAGGTTCTTCGACAGCCACTTGAAGAAGGCCAGGTCGTTATTTCCAGAGCCTCGGCGTCTCTTGCTTACCCTGCCCGATTCATGCTGATTGCCGCGATGAACCCCTGTCATTGCGGTCATCTGGGGGATCCGCTTCATCCCTGCGTCTGTTCGGCTTCGCAAATTCAAAAATACAGGGCTCGCGTTTCGGGACCCCTTCTTGACCGCATCGATATTCATATTGAAGTTCCCGCCGTCAAGTTTAAAGAACTTTCAAGCGACAGAACAAAGGAAACGTCTTTTGAAATCAGAAAAAGAGTCGTGGCAGCAAGGGAGATTCAGAAAGAGCGCTTCCACAAAGATGGCATTTTCTGCAATTCCCAGCTTAAACCAAGACATTTCAGGAAATATTGCGAATTGGACACGTCTACCCGGAAGCTGATTTCGTTGGCCATGGAAAAGTTGGGTCTTTCAGCCCGTGCCTATAATCGGATTTTGAAAGTCTCACGGACCATTGCAGATTTGGATCAAAACGAAAAAATTCTTCCTGGGCATGTCTCCGAAGCAATCGGATACCGGAATCTGGACCGACGCAACCGGCTCTGA
- a CDS encoding putative toxin-antitoxin system toxin component, PIN family, producing the protein MRAESKPPKIVLDTGILASALIFPGSNSDQIFQKIRRGEMMLVTSSFILQELRKFMKQKLKYKNDEIDHVIKNISKLAKVVETHHRAKVFPDKKETNRILECAVEGKASFIISMDSKQLQPLKKFEGVWIMSPAVFLRTKIYSFS; encoded by the coding sequence ATGAGAGCAGAAAGTAAACCTCCAAAAATCGTTCTGGATACGGGAATTCTGGCTTCGGCTTTGATTTTTCCCGGAAGCAATTCCGACCAGATCTTTCAAAAAATAAGAAGAGGAGAGATGATGTTAGTCACCTCCTCTTTTATTTTGCAAGAACTTAGAAAATTTATGAAACAAAAATTGAAATATAAGAATGATGAGATAGATCATGTCATTAAAAACATCTCGAAACTGGCAAAGGTCGTAGAAACGCATCATCGGGCAAAGGTCTTTCCGGACAAAAAGGAGACAAACCGGATTTTGGAGTGTGCCGTAGAAGGAAAAGCCAGCTTTATTATTTCCATGGATTCCAAACAGCTTCAACCCCTGAAGAAATTTGAAGGGGTCTGGATTATGAGTCCCGCCGTTTTTCTGCGAACGAAAATCTATTCCTTTTCCTGA
- a CDS encoding DUF2934 domain-containing protein, translated as MSKKNPDKTQVSVEVHAEGKPFIDKSLNERIAQKAYEIYLNRGRIDGYHVEHWLEAEKIVLSEIGSKDFMRQWLKTVVG; from the coding sequence ATGTCAAAAAAAAATCCGGACAAGACTCAAGTATCCGTCGAAGTTCATGCAGAGGGCAAGCCTTTCATTGACAAATCATTGAATGAGCGGATTGCCCAAAAAGCTTATGAAATTTATCTGAATAGAGGACGAATTGACGGCTACCACGTTGAGCACTGGTTAGAAGCAGAGAAGATTGTTCTTTCCGAAATCGGCTCCAAGGATTTTATGAGACAGTGGCTCAAGACAGTTGTCGGTTAG
- a CDS encoding triose-phosphate isomerase: MKRPIIMGNFKMNMTLQNGKEYIKQFLPMLEQVTESEVVIAPPFTAISLFSSECVNSRVQLGAQNMHWEDAGAYTGEISPVLIKEAGCQWVILGHSERRQYFGETYTQVRRKLESAYKHKITPVVCIGETLSVRRAGRTFYLVEDQIDEALKGLKPKQVAGTVLAYEPIWAIGTGKTASPWQANEVHHFIRNKIENLFGKPTASEIRILYGGSVNPENCEALIQEPEIDGFLVGGASQKEESFQKIISAVEENWKIKRTKKSRTRMS; encoded by the coding sequence GTGAAAAGACCGATTATCATGGGAAACTTCAAAATGAACATGACCCTCCAGAACGGGAAAGAGTATATCAAGCAGTTCCTCCCGATGCTGGAACAGGTGACCGAATCGGAAGTGGTCATCGCGCCCCCTTTTACGGCGATTTCCCTTTTTTCTTCTGAGTGTGTGAATAGCCGGGTGCAACTCGGCGCCCAGAATATGCATTGGGAAGATGCGGGGGCTTATACCGGTGAAATCTCGCCTGTCTTGATTAAGGAAGCGGGATGCCAGTGGGTGATTCTCGGGCATTCTGAACGGCGTCAATATTTTGGAGAGACCTATACCCAGGTTCGCCGCAAACTGGAAAGTGCTTATAAACACAAGATCACGCCTGTGGTCTGTATTGGGGAAACCCTTTCCGTCCGGAGGGCCGGCCGGACATTTTATCTAGTGGAAGATCAGATAGATGAGGCATTGAAAGGCCTCAAACCCAAACAGGTTGCGGGGACGGTCCTGGCCTATGAACCGATCTGGGCGATCGGTACAGGTAAAACCGCCTCGCCCTGGCAGGCCAATGAAGTGCACCATTTTATACGAAATAAGATTGAAAACCTTTTTGGGAAGCCGACCGCGTCGGAAATTCGAATTTTGTATGGAGGAAGTGTCAATCCTGAAAATTGCGAAGCCTTGATTCAAGAACCTGAAATTGACGGATTTCTGGTCGGAGGCGCAAGTCAAAAGGAAGAATCTTTTCAAAAGATTATTTCTGCCGTTGAAGAAAACTGGAAAATTAAAAGAACAAAGAAATCACGAACGCGCATGTCCTAA
- the gap gene encoding type I glyceraldehyde-3-phosphate dehydrogenase — protein sequence MSIQIGINGFGRIGRIFFRQSLKATDYKITVINDLGDPKTLAHLLKYDSVHGTLDAHVEARNQSIFVNGEEVKVINERDPEKIPWSTEKIQLVIEATGKFTDRAGADKHLKGGARKVIISAPAKNPDLTVVMGVNHDKLLQSHHIISNASCTTNCLAPLIKVLLPLGIKRGSMTTVHSYTNDQHVLDAPHKDLRRARTAGVSMIPTSTGAAKAIGEVIPEIHGILEGMAIRVPTPNVSLIDLVVDVNRESETPEINELFKKASQNELKGILEYTEEPLVSVDLNGNSHSSILDASLTKVINKKMVKVLAWYDNEYGFSRRLQDLTRLIIRNKYI from the coding sequence ATGAGCATTCAAATCGGTATTAATGGCTTCGGGAGAATAGGCAGAATTTTCTTTCGTCAATCCCTGAAAGCGACGGATTATAAGATCACCGTGATCAATGACCTGGGGGATCCAAAAACGTTGGCCCATCTCTTGAAATATGATTCAGTTCATGGGACGCTTGACGCGCATGTTGAGGCAAGAAATCAGTCAATTTTCGTCAATGGAGAAGAGGTCAAAGTCATCAATGAAAGGGATCCGGAAAAAATTCCCTGGAGCACAGAAAAAATCCAGTTGGTTATTGAGGCGACTGGAAAATTTACAGACCGCGCAGGGGCTGATAAACATTTGAAAGGCGGGGCCAGGAAAGTGATCATCTCGGCGCCCGCCAAAAACCCTGATTTGACAGTCGTCATGGGAGTCAATCACGACAAGCTCCTTCAGAGCCACCATATTATTTCCAATGCCTCATGTACGACGAATTGCCTGGCCCCCCTGATTAAGGTGCTTCTCCCCCTTGGAATCAAACGGGGCTCGATGACGACGGTCCATTCCTACACCAATGATCAGCATGTCCTGGATGCTCCGCATAAGGATCTGCGCAGGGCAAGAACCGCGGGCGTTTCAATGATTCCGACTTCGACGGGAGCGGCCAAGGCCATTGGGGAAGTCATCCCTGAAATCCACGGAATACTGGAAGGAATGGCCATCCGGGTTCCGACTCCCAATGTTTCTTTAATTGACCTGGTAGTCGATGTCAATCGGGAGTCGGAAACACCTGAAATAAATGAACTTTTTAAAAAGGCGTCTCAAAATGAGCTGAAGGGAATTCTGGAATATACCGAAGAACCCCTGGTATCCGTTGATCTTAACGGAAATAGCCATTCTTCAATTCTGGATGCGTCCCTGACAAAAGTCATCAATAAAAAAATGGTTAAAGTTCTGGCCTGGTATGACAATGAATATGGGTTTTCACGGCGACTTCAAGATCTGACCCGGCTGATCATCCGGAATAAATATATTTAA
- a CDS encoding phosphoglycerate kinase: MNMNKVTIEDLRLKGKRVIIRADFNVPLDSNLNITDDTRIRSTLPTINYAIDEGAKVILCSHLGRPKGKPDPQCSLNTVAKRLGRLLEKKVEFLPDCVGPEVEERCSRLDPGEVLLLENLRFHPGEEANDEKFAKALASLGDIYINDAFGAVHRDHASITGITKFIKTTAVGFLMKREIEYLEGAVANPPRPFVAILGGAKVSGKIGVIENLGKKVDKVIIGGGMAFTFLRAMGYEVGESLVEPDVMKFALEIKDHAISKGIKFYLPVDCVVANSLEPGAETKILPVQEIPKGWMGLDIGPASVKLFSEALTNAKTILWNGPMGLFEMDAYSRGTFSIAHAVGNAYALSIVGGGDTALAVHRAGESENLSFISTGGGATLQLLEGKILPGLAVLPNRVD; the protein is encoded by the coding sequence ATGAACATGAATAAGGTTACCATCGAGGATTTGAGACTTAAAGGAAAAAGAGTCATCATCCGGGCCGATTTTAACGTGCCTCTCGATTCCAATCTGAATATTACCGATGACACCCGAATCCGCTCCACTTTACCGACGATTAACTATGCGATCGATGAAGGAGCCAAGGTCATACTTTGTTCTCACCTTGGCCGGCCGAAAGGGAAACCTGATCCCCAATGCAGTTTAAATACGGTGGCCAAACGTTTAGGACGGCTTCTGGAAAAAAAAGTAGAATTCCTCCCCGATTGCGTTGGACCTGAGGTTGAAGAAAGGTGTTCTCGACTGGATCCGGGCGAAGTTCTCTTGCTGGAGAATCTCAGATTCCATCCGGGTGAAGAAGCAAATGACGAAAAGTTTGCGAAAGCACTCGCCTCCTTAGGAGATATTTATATCAATGATGCTTTCGGTGCGGTCCATCGTGACCATGCTTCCATTACCGGGATTACAAAATTCATCAAAACGACTGCCGTTGGATTTCTAATGAAAAGAGAGATTGAATATCTCGAAGGAGCGGTTGCAAATCCGCCCCGTCCCTTTGTCGCGATTCTCGGAGGGGCAAAAGTCTCGGGAAAAATAGGGGTCATTGAAAATCTGGGGAAGAAAGTTGATAAAGTCATTATTGGCGGCGGCATGGCATTTACATTTCTTCGTGCAATGGGCTACGAAGTGGGAGAATCGTTGGTTGAACCGGATGTGATGAAATTCGCTCTTGAAATCAAAGATCATGCCATTTCAAAAGGAATCAAATTTTACCTTCCGGTGGATTGCGTGGTCGCGAATAGTCTCGAGCCTGGCGCTGAGACCAAGATATTGCCCGTTCAGGAAATTCCAAAAGGATGGATGGGGCTCGACATCGGTCCTGCATCTGTGAAACTCTTTTCGGAGGCGTTGACAAACGCCAAGACGATTTTGTGGAATGGTCCCATGGGACTATTCGAAATGGATGCCTATTCAAGAGGGACATTTTCCATTGCCCATGCCGTTGGAAATGCTTATGCCCTCAGTATCGTCGGCGGCGGAGATACCGCGCTTGCCGTTCACCGGGCAGGAGAATCTGAAAACCTTTCGTTTATTTCAACGGGAGGAGGGGCGACCCTCCAGCTCCTGGAAGGGAAGATTCTACCCGGACTTGCGGTACTTCCGAATCGAGTTGATTGA
- the nfo gene encoding deoxyribonuclease IV, whose protein sequence is MLLGAHMSISGGLYKAIERGKEAQCEALQIFSKNSNQWKAKPLQKDEIGQFKEKQKSWGEFSILVHDSYLINLGSPKEGDRQKSIHAFLDEIDRCDQLSLPYLVFHPGSHLGAGEEEGCRIIAKSLNDIFEKNPGFQVKLLMETTAGQGTNIGYRFEHLRNILDLLDSREKMGICVDTCHIFAAGYDIRTREGYDRTFQEFDQKIGLEWIKAFHLNDSKKDYLSRVDRHEHIGKGYLGIEAFRFLMNDCRFEKIPMVLETPKGDTDKEDKENLSLLRQLSLESTSKKVVRA, encoded by the coding sequence ATGTTATTGGGCGCCCATATGTCAATCAGCGGCGGTCTTTACAAAGCCATCGAACGTGGAAAAGAGGCTCAATGTGAAGCGCTGCAGATTTTTAGTAAAAACTCAAACCAGTGGAAGGCCAAGCCGCTTCAAAAGGACGAAATAGGCCAGTTTAAGGAAAAACAGAAAAGCTGGGGAGAATTTAGCATTCTTGTACACGATTCCTATCTGATAAATCTCGGAAGCCCGAAAGAAGGGGACCGGCAAAAATCGATCCACGCTTTCCTGGATGAAATCGATCGATGTGATCAACTCAGCCTTCCTTATCTTGTTTTTCATCCCGGTTCTCATCTTGGCGCAGGTGAAGAAGAGGGATGCCGTATCATCGCCAAAAGCCTGAACGACATTTTCGAAAAGAACCCGGGGTTTCAGGTTAAACTGCTCATGGAAACGACGGCCGGACAGGGGACCAATATCGGTTACCGGTTCGAACATTTGAGAAATATCCTGGATTTGCTGGATTCCCGCGAAAAAATGGGGATCTGTGTGGATACCTGCCATATTTTTGCTGCAGGTTATGATATTCGCACGCGAGAAGGATATGACAGAACTTTTCAAGAATTTGACCAGAAGATCGGTTTAGAATGGATCAAGGCGTTTCACCTGAATGATTCTAAAAAGGACTATCTTTCCAGGGTAGACCGGCACGAACATATCGGAAAAGGATATCTCGGCATTGAAGCGTTTCGGTTTCTGATGAACGATTGTCGCTTCGAGAAAATTCCGATGGTTTTGGAGACTCCTAAAGGGGACACGGACAAGGAAGATAAAGAAAATCTCTCTTTATTGCGTCAGCTCAGCCTGGAATCCACAAGCAAGAAGGTCGTCAGGGCGTGA